The proteins below come from a single Parazoarcus communis genomic window:
- a CDS encoding Lrp/AsnC family transcriptional regulator, whose amino-acid sequence MDIDATDVALLNRLQSDARITNVALAESAHLSPAPCLRRVRDLETAGVIRGYVTLLDPEAVGLDISMFIQVSLEKQIGSALRVFEETIDSYPEVMECYLMTGDSDYLLRVVAPDLKALQSFIVDRLARIPHVSNIRSSMTLKQVKYKTALPIDLA is encoded by the coding sequence GTGGACATCGACGCGACCGACGTCGCTTTGCTCAACCGATTGCAGTCCGATGCGCGCATCACGAACGTAGCCCTTGCCGAGAGCGCCCATCTTTCGCCCGCGCCCTGCCTGCGCCGGGTGCGTGACCTGGAGACTGCGGGCGTGATTCGGGGTTATGTGACCTTGCTCGATCCGGAAGCCGTCGGACTGGATATCTCCATGTTCATCCAGGTGAGCCTGGAGAAGCAGATCGGCAGCGCGCTGCGGGTCTTTGAAGAGACCATCGACAGCTATCCCGAGGTGATGGAGTGTTATCTCATGACCGGCGATTCGGACTATCTGCTGCGGGTGGTGGCGCCGGATCTCAAGGCGCTGCAGAGCTTCATCGTCGACCGGCTGGCGCGTATTCCGCACGTCTCGAACATTCGCTCGAGCATGACGCTCAAGCAGGTCAAGTACAAGACGGCTCTGCCGATCGACCTCGCCTGA